The Naumovozyma castellii chromosome 4, complete genome genome contains a region encoding:
- the GCS1 gene encoding GTPase-activating protein GCS1 (ancestral locus Anc_2.46) has product MSDWKVDPDTRRRLLQLQKIGANKKCVDCHAPNPQWASPKFGVFICLECAGTHRSLGVHISFVRSITMDQFKPEELERMEKGGNQNFNDYMSLHGIDLSLPQKIKYDNPIAEDYKQKLTCEVEGTDFVEPEHPGFDPSTLATQGAKPQVNDNIPLENRRSTTPKISDDQKEKNEAYFSKLGEKNQSRPDHLPPSKGGKYQGFGSTPINPTANKSASNSQANLNSNTLSLENLQNDPLGTLTRGWGLFSSAVTKSLDDVNETVIKPGYQQWQSGELSEETKRAASQFGQKFQETSTYGYQAIQQFTKNLQDQYVVDQQNPNAEYTRLDADGNNEPSSEQNYQPTNTKSKKNDDEWDDF; this is encoded by the coding sequence ATGTCAGATTGGAAAGTTGATCCAGATACCCGTAGACGTCTGTTGCAACTACAAAAAATCGGTGCAAACAAGAAATGTGTTGATTGTCATGCCCCAAACCCGCAATGGGCCTCCCCAAAATTTGGTGTCTTTATCTGTTTAGAATGTGCTGGAACCCATAGAAGTCTTGGTGTTCATATTTCCTTTGTAAGGTCGATCACTATGGATCAGTTTAAACcagaagaattggaaagaatgGAAAAGGGTGGTAACCAAAACTTTAATGATTATATGTCATTACATGGTATAGATCTGTCTCTACCCCAGAAAATCAAATATGATAATCCTATTGCTGAAGATtacaaacaaaaattaaCTTGTGAAGTGGAAGGCACTGACTTTGTTGAACCTGAACATCCAGGTTTCGATCCATCCACACTAGCTACTCAAGGAGCAAAGCCTCAAGTGAACGACAATATACCATTAGAGAACCGTCGTTCCACTACCCCAAAGATTTCAGATGAtcagaaagaaaagaatgagGCCTATTTTTCTAAACTAGGTGAGAAGAATCAATCAAGACCTGATCACTTACCTCCCTCTAAGGGTGGTAAGTACCAAGGTTTTGGTAGTACTCCTATCAATCCAACAGCTAACAAATCAGCAAGCAATTCTCAAGCAAATTTGAATTCGAATACTTTAAGTTTAGAAAATCTCCAAAACGATCCTCTAGGGACTTTGACAAGAGGATGGGGACTTTTCTCCTCTGCAGTTACTAAGTCATTAGATGACGTTAATGAGACTGTCATTAAACCTGGCTACCAACAATGGCAATCTGGTGAATTATCGGAAGAAACTAAAAGAGCTGCAAGTCAGTTTGGACAAAAGTTTCAAGAGACAAGTACTTATGGATATCAAGCCATTCAACAATTCACGAAGAATTTACAAGATCAATATGTTGTGGACCAACAGAATCCCAATGCTGAATATACGAGACTCGATGCTGACGGAAATAATGAACCTTCTTCAGAACAAAATTATCAACCAACCAATACTAAATCTAAGAAGAACGATGACGAGTGGGATGATTTTTAA
- the NCAS0D00270 gene encoding uncharacterized protein (ancestral locus Anc_2.50), whose translation MNAMNELDFATLSDQITSPIDAMYQPSRLDTFIIKSYQLLSQNGVINVTSLYNTPSPQTAVITPISNTTDGNSNTLTESVQANSNNLSLSYNGMKDSPEDYTSIFLKMSQIYNATIAMASNDDDQSTSPKSPIELWQKFQQIIKELELSFDVSQYGRYFNKLGQESYAIKDDAELSNEPLWQEVVKNILSVYEPQTGALKNQGRKKVFTTTSSPKRDVGNSTGSTATTAKVTKRKSRKNDKPINTAKNIKKNNIPAKAKNSKIKNSPAKGLASNAIETTINNGTLNPSILDATLNKKFQPFQQDVNSRSLSGYYTKPTSPGSFGFNFNEDLTSNPNNFNNTNTLPGNVTSLKRRSLGALGVENFDDTAMEELLQLTDPIKKLKPISPEVFNNIAMNPMTDEMNLNMTENNNISRLMNEKSLDNDREDVPSTNEIDTGTIDSNTAVPIGDPIDTMLPRLNALAQEMKSTYTTLLLEKDNRISQLQRDLEMQRQECQWLKRMLIEDMGYVRGVLKDMKK comes from the coding sequence ATGAATGCCATGAATGAACTGGATTTTGCAACTTTATCTGACCAGATCACTTCCCCGATCGATGCCATGTATCAACCATCAAGGCTTGACACTTTCATAATAAAGTCATACCAACTTTTATCACAAAATGGAGTCATCAATGTCACTTCCCTATACAATACACCGTCACCTCAGACAGCTGTAATTACACCCATCTCTAATACCACAGATGGTAATTCAAATACATTGACAGAATCAGTGCAGGCCAATTCTAATAATCTTTCTCTCTCCTACAATGGTATGAAGGACTCTCCGGAGGATTACACGTCCATTTTCTTAAAGATGtctcaaatatataatgCAACCATAGCAATGGCCtcaaatgatgatgatcaaTCTACATCACCTAAGTCTCCAATTGAACTGTGGCAGAAGTTTCAGCAAATTATTAAGGAACTTGAATTAAGTTTTGATGTCAGTCAATACGGTagatattttaataaacTAGGTCAAGAATCATATGCCATTAAAGACGACGCCgaattatcaaatgaaCCACTATGGCAAGAGGTAGTGAAAAATATCCTTTCCGTTTACGAACCTCAAACAGGtgctttgaaaaatcaagGGCGTAAGAAAGTGTTCACTACGACCTCATCGCCGAAAAGAGATGTAGGAAACAGCACTGGATCAACAGCAACCACGGCAAAGGTAACCAAAAGGAAAAGTCGAAAGAATGATAAACCTATCAACACtgcaaaaaatataaagaaaaataatattccagCCAAAGCTAAAAATagcaaaataaaaaattccCCAGCAAAAGGTTTGGCATCAAATGCAATTGAGacaacaataaataatggGACCTTGAATCCTAGTATATTGGATGCCACATTGAATAAGAAATTCCAACCATTCCAACAAGATGTCAACTCTAGATCATTAAGTGGCTATTATACCAAACCTACGAGTCCAGGTTCATTTggattcaattttaatgaGGATCTCACATCAAACCccaataattttaataatactaaCACCCTTCCAGGAAATGTGACCTCTTTGAAGAGGCGATCTCTTGGTGCGTTGGGAGTAGAAAATTTCGATGATACTGCCATGGAAGAATTGTTACAGTTAACAGATCcaattaagaaattgaaacctATTTCCCCTGAGgtgtttaataatatagCAATGAATCCGATGACTGATGAAATGAATCTTAACATGACggaaaacaataatatttccCGTTTAATGAATGAGAAGAGTTTGGATAATGATCGAGAGGATGTCCCTAGTACTAATGAGATTGATACGGGCACCATTGATTCTAATACGGCAGTCCCGATAGGCGACCCCATCGATACCATGCTCCCCAGGTTAAACGCTTTGGCTCAAGAAATGAAAAGCACATATACCACGCTGCTCTTAGAAAAGGATAATAGAATTTCCCAATTACAAAGGGATCTTGAGATGCAGCGGCAGGAATGCCAATGGCTGAAAAGAATGCTAATAGAGGATATGGGATATGTTAGAGGAGTATTGAAGGACatgaagaaatga
- the SHS1 gene encoding septin SHS1 (ancestral locus Anc_2.51), protein MQASPVPPPSLLRRKKEHRRGITYTLLLCGNAGTGKTTFANNLLESNIFPHKFNNSDYMENSKLISDRIKIISPTKVVSFNSKNGIPSFMAEFDPDRSALESGITITSTSLEITGAPDENGNLNDDDTLLFNLINTHGINENLDDSLCFDETTSYLEQQFDTVLAEETRIRRNPRFEDTRVHIALYFIEPTGHGLREIDVELMKRISRYTNVLPIIAKADALTKDELKSFRKNIMEDVERFNVPVYKFELDPDDDDFEAIEENRILSSLQPFAIISSDTKNADGKYIREYPWGTIEIDDDKVSDLRVLKNVLFGSHLQEFKDTTQNLLYENYRADKLSTITQNGPIMTNEEEEEEEEAQENRDNKRHSTVPSLSNFASLINTGHFKSSQSLALSSDLPATPKIKHEDLSTDHESPIKQMSDEIRNENEQIIRNIKKESSPRLPNLADTPERTKLRNISETVPYVLRHERIIARQQKLEELEAQSAKELQKRIQELEKKAQDLKLRERLLKQQAQNGSASSLVSSSNPKTQLKKGDTYTDLNSIVSSRD, encoded by the coding sequence ATGCAAGCAAGTCCAGTGCCACCTCCAAGTTTATTGCGCAGAAAGAAGGAACACAGACGTGGTATCACGTACACACTGTTGTTATGCGGGAATGCAGGTACAGGTAAAACTACTTTTGCCAACAATTTGCTAGAATCCAATATATTTCCTcacaaattcaataattcagatTACATGGAAAATTCGAAGTTGATTTCAGATCGGATTAAGATTATATCTCCTACAAAAGTCgtttcattcaattctaaGAACGGTATCCCTTCATTCATGGCAGAATTTGATCCAGATCGCTCTGCCCTAGAGTCAGGTATTACAATCACTTCAACTTCATTAGAAATTACTGGTGCACCCGATGAGAATGGAAATctaaatgatgatgacacTTTACTTTTTAATTTGATAAACACTCATGGTatcaatgaaaatttagaCGATTCATTGTGTTTTGATGAGACTACTTCTTATTTGGAACAACAATTCGATACCGTTCTTGcagaagaaacaagaataagaagaaatccaCGTTTTGAAGATACAAGAGTGCATATCGCAttatatttcattgaacCTACCGGTCATGGTTTGAGAGAAATTGACGTTGAGTTAATGAAACGTATATCTCGTTATACAAATGTGCTCCCCATAATTGCCAAAGCAGATGCATTAACaaaagatgaattaaaatCGTTTCGGAAGAATATTATGGAAGATGTGGAAAGATTCAATGTCCCGGTATATAAATTTGAACTTGATcctgatgatgatgattttgaagctattgaagagaatagaatattatcttcattaCAACCTTTCGCAATCATTTCATCGGATACCAAAAATGCTGATGGCAAATATATTAGAGAATACCCATGGGGTACTATCGAAATAGATGACGATAAGGTATCTGATTTACGTGTTCTTAAAAATGTTCTTTTTGGATCACATTTACAAGAATTCAAGGATACAACTCAAAATTTACTTTATGAAAACTATAGAGCAGATAAACTATCAACAATAACACAAAATGGTCCAATTATGacaaatgaagaagaggaagaagaagaagaagcacAAGAGAACAGAGATAATAAGAGACACTCGACGGTACCAAGTTTAAGCAATTTTGCCTCGTTAATAAATACAGGTCACTTTAAGTCATCACAATCTCTGGCATTGAGTTCCGACCTGCCAGCAACGCCAAAGATTAAACATGAGGATTTATCTACTGATCATGAATCACCTATCAAACAAATGTCTGATGAAATtagaaatgaaaatgaacaaatcataagaaatatcaagaaagaGTCTTCACCAAGATTACCAAACTTAGCTGATACTCCAGAAAGGAcaaaattaagaaatatttcagagACTGTACCATATGTGTTGAGACATGAACGTATAATTGCTAGGCAACAAAAATTGGAGGAATTAGAAGCACAATCGGCAAAGGAATTACAGAAACGtattcaagaattggaaaaaaaggctcaagatttgaaattaagaGAAAGATTGTTGAAACAACAGGCGCAAAATGGTTCAGCATCTTCTCTAGTATCGTCTTCAAATCCTAAAAcccaattgaaaaaaggTGACACCTATACTGATTTAAACTCAATTGTATCTAGTAGAGATTAG